A stretch of Gorilla gorilla gorilla isolate KB3781 chromosome 9, NHGRI_mGorGor1-v2.1_pri, whole genome shotgun sequence DNA encodes these proteins:
- the TRPM5 gene encoding transient receptor potential cation channel subfamily M member 5, with the protein MQDVQGPRPRSPGDAEDRRELGLHRGEVDFGGSGKKRGKFVRVPSGVAPSVLFDLLLAEWHLPAPNLVVSLVGEEQPFAMKSWLRDVLRKGLVKAAQSTGAWILTSALRVGLARHVGQAVRDHSLASTSTKVRVVAVGMASLGRVLHRRILEETQEDFPVHYPEDDRGSQGPLCSLDSNLSHFILVEPGPPGKGDGLTELRLRLEKHISEQRTGYGGTGSIEIPVLCLLVNGDPSTLERISRAVEQAAPWLILAGSGGIADVLAALVNQPHLLVPKVAEKQFKEKFPSEHFSWEDIVRWTELLQNITLHQHLLTVYDFEQEGSEELDTVILKALVKACKSHSQEPQDYLDELKLAVAWDRVDIAKSEIFNGDVEWKSCDLEEVMVDALVSNKPEFVRLFVDNGADVADFLTYGRLQELYRSVSPKSLLFDLLQRKQEEARLTLAGLGTQQAREPPAGPPAFSLHEVSRVLKDFLQDACRGFYQDGRPGGRRKAEKGSARRPTGQKWLLDLNQKSENPWRDLFLWAVLQNRHEMATYFWAMGQEGVAAALAACKILKEMSHLETEAEAARAIREAKYEQLALDLFSECYSNSEDRAFALLVRRNRCWSKTTCLHLATEADAKAFFAHDGVQAFLTRIWWGDMAAGTPILRLLGAFLCPALVYTNLITFSEEAPLRTGLEDLQELDSLDTEKSPLYGLQSRVEELVEAPRAQGDRGPRAVFLLTRWRKFWGAPVTVFLGNVVMYFAFLFLFTYVLLVDFRPPPQGPSGPEVTLYFWVFTLVLEEIRQGFFTDEDTHLVKKFTLYVGDNWNKCDMVAIFLFIVGVTCRMLPSAFEAGRTVLAMDFMVFTLRLIHIFAIHKQLGPKIIVVERMMKDVFFFLFFLSVWLVAYGVTTQALLHPHDSRLEWIFRRVLYRPYLQIFGQIPLDEIDEARVNCSTHPLLLEDSPSCPSLYANWLVILLLVTFLLVTNVLLMNLLIAMFSYTFQVVQGNADMFWKFQRYNLIVEYHERPALAPPFILLSHLSLALRRVFKKEAEHKREHLERDLPDPLDQKVVTWETVQKENFLSKMEKRRRDSEGEVLRKTAHRVDFVAKYLGGLREQEKRIKCLESQINYCSVLVSSVADVLAQGGGPWSSQHCGERSQLVAADHRGGLDGREQPGAGQPPSDT; encoded by the exons ATGCAGGATGTCCAAGGCCCCCGTCCCAGAAGCCCCGGGGATGCTGAAGACCGGCGGGAGCTGGGCTTGCACAGGGGCGAGGTCGACTTTGGAGGGTCTGGGAAGAAGCGAGGCAAG TTTGTACGGGTGCCGAGCGGAGTGGCCCCGTCTGTGCTCTTTGACCTGCTGCTTGCTGAGTGGCACCTGCCGGCCCCCAACCTGGTGGTGTCCCTGGTGGGTGAGGAGCAGCCTTTCGCCATGAAGTCCTGGCTGCGGGATGTGCTGCGCAAGGGGCTGGTGAAGGCGGCTCAGAGCACAG GAGCCTGGATCCTGACCAGTGCCCTCCGCGTGGGCCTGGCCAGGCATGTCGGGCAGGCCGTGCGCGACCACTCGCTGGCCAGCACGTCCACCAAGGTCCGTGTGGTTGCTGTCGGCATGGCCTCGCTGGGCCGCGTCCTGCACCGCCGCATTCTGGAGGAGACCCAG GAGGATTTTCCCGTCCACTACCCGGAGGATGACCGCGGCAGCCAGGGCCCCCTCTGTTCACTGGACAGCAACCTCTCCCACTTCATCCTGGTGGAGCCGGGCCCCCCGGGGAAGGGCGATGGGCTGACGGAGCTgcggctgaggctggagaagcaCATCTCCGAGCAGAGGACGGGCTACGGGG GCACTGGCAGCATCGAGATCCCTGTCCTCTGCTTGCTGGTCAATGgtgatcccagcaccttggag AGGATCTCCAGGGCCGTGGAGCAGGCTGCCCCGTGGCTGATCCTGGCAGGCTCGGGGGGCATCGCCGATGTGCTTGCTGCCCTAGTGAACCAGCCCCACCTCCTGGTGCCCAAGGTGGCTGAGAAGCAGTTTAAGGAGAAGTTCCCCAGCGAGCATTTCTCTTGGGAGGACATTGTGCGCTGGACCGAGCTG CTGCAGAACATCACCTTACACCAGCACCTGCTCACCGTGTACGACTTCGAGCAGGAGGGCTCCGAGGAGCTGGACACGGTCATCCTGAAGGCGCTGGTGAAAG CCTGCAAGAGCCACAGCCAGGAGCCTCAGGACTATCTGGATGAGCTCAAGCTGGCCGTGGCCTGGGACCGCGTGGACATCGCCAAGAGTGAGATCTTCAATGGGGACGTGGAATGGAAG TCCTGTgacctggaggaggtgatggtggACGCCCTGGTCAGCAACAAGCCCGAGTTTGTGCGCCTCTTTGTGGACAACGGCGCAGACGTGGCCGACTTCCTGACGTATGGGCGGCTGCAGGAGCTCTACCGCTCCGTGTCACCCAAGAGCCTGCTCTTCGACCTGCTGCAGCGGAAGCAGGAGGAGGCCCGGCTGACACTGGCCGGCCTGGGCACCCAGCAGGCCCGGGAGCCACCCGCGGGGCCACCGGCCTTCTCCCTGCACGAGGTCTCCCGCGTACTCAAGGACTTCCTGCAGGACGCCTGCCGAGGCTTCTACCAGGACGGACGGCCGGGTGGCCGCAGGAAGGCG GAGAAGGGCTCGGCCAGGCGGCCCACGGGCCAGAAGTGGCTGCTGGACCTGAACCAGAAGAGCGAGAACCCCTGGCGGGACCTGTTCCTGTGGGCCGTGCTGCAGAACCGCCACGAGATGGCCACCTACTTCTGGGCCATG GGCCAGGAAGGTGTGGCAGCCGCACTGGCCGCctgcaaaatcctcaaagagatgtCGCACCTGGAgacggaggccgaggcggcccgAGCCATACGCGAGGCGAAATACGAGCAGCTGGCCCTTG ACCTCTTCTCCGAGTGCTACAGCAACAGTGAGGACCGCGCCTTCGCCCTGCTGGTGCGCCGGAACCGCTGCTGGAGCAAGACCACCTGCCTGCACCTGGCCACCGAGGCTGACGCCAAGGCCTTCTTTGCCCACGATGGCGTTCAG GCCTTCCTGACCAGGATCTGGTGGGGGGACATGGCCGCAGGCACGCCCATCCTGCGGCTGCTAGGAGCCTTCCTCTGCCCCGCCCTCGTCTATACCAACCTCATCACCTTCAG TGAGGAAGCTCCCCTGAGGACAGGCCTGGAGGACCTGCAGGAGCTGGACAGCCTGGACACGGAGAAGAGCCCGCTGTATGGCCTGCAGAGCCG GGTGGAGGAGCTGGTGGAGGCGCCGAGGGCTCAGGGTGACCGAGGCCCACGTGCTGTCTTCCTGCTCACACGCTGGCGGAAGTTCTGGGGCGCTCCCGTAACTGTGTTCCTGGGGAACGTGGTCATGTACTTCGCCTTCCTCTTCCTGTTCACCTACGTCCTGCTGGTGGACTTCAGGCCGCCCCCCCAGGGCCCCTCAGGGCCCGAGGTCACCCTCTACTTCTGGGTCTTTACGCTGGTGCTGGAGGAAATCCGGCAG GGCTTCTTCACAGACGAGGACACACACCTGGTGAAGAAGTTCACACTGTATGTGGGGGACAACTGGAACAAGTGTGACATGGTGGCCATCTTCCTGTTCATCGTGGGTGTCACCTGCAG GATGCTGCCGTCGGCGTTTGAGGCTGGCCGCACGGTCCTCGCCATGGACTTCATGGTGTTCACGCTGCGGCTGATCCATATCTTTGCCATACACAAGCAGCTGGGCCCCAAGATCATCGTGGTAGAGCGCATG ATGAAGGacgtcttcttcttcctcttctttctgagCGTGTGGCTCGTGGCCTACGGTGTCACCACCCAGGCGCTGCTGCACCCCCATGACAGCCGCCTGGAGTGGATCTTCCGCCGAGTGCTCTACCGGCCCTACCTGCAGATCTTCGGCCAGATCCCACTGGACGAGATTGATG AAGCCCGTGTGAACTGCTCCACCCACCCACTGCTGCTGGAGGACTCAccatcctgccccagcctctatGCCAACTGGCTGGTCATCCTCCTGCTGGTCACCTTCCTGTTGGTCACCAATGTGCTGCTCATGAACCTGCTCATCGCCATGTTCAG CTACACGTTCCAGGTGGTGCAGGGCAACGCAGACATGTTCTGGAAGTTCCAGCGCTACAACCTGATTGTGGAGTACCACGAGCGCCCCGCCCTGGCCCCGCCCTTCATTCTGCTCAGCCACCTGAGCCTGGCGCTCCGCAGGGTCTTCAAGAAGGAGGCTGAGCACAAGCGGGAGCACCTGG AGAGAGACCTGCCAGACCCCCTGGACCAGAAAGTCGTCACCTGGGAGACAGTCCAGAAGGAGAACTTCCTGAGCAAGATGGA
- the LOC129525410 gene encoding basic proline-rich protein-like codes for PSPPPKPPPPIPSPSPKPPPPSPPPSPPPKPPPPIPSPSPKPPPPIPSPSPKPPPPSPPPSPPPKPPPPIPSPSPKPPPPSPPPSPPPKPPPPSIPSPSPKPPPPTPPPSPPPKPPPPSIPSPSPKPPPPIPSPSPKPPPPSPPPSPPPKPPPPSIPSPSPKPPPPTPPPSPPPKPPPPSIPSPSPKPPPPSPPPSPPPKPPPPPPPPSPPPSPPPKPPPPTPPPSPPPKPPPPIPSPSPKPPPPSPPPSPPPKPPPPPPPPSPPPSPPPKPPPPTPPPSPPPKPPPPIPSPSPKPPPPSPPPSPPPKPPPPTPPPSPPPKPPPPSIPSPSPKPPPPSPPPSPPPKPPPPPPPSPPPKPPPPSTPSPSPPPKPPPPSTPPPSPPPKPPPPSTLSPSPKPPPPTPPPSPSPPPKPPPPPTPPSSPPPKPPPPKPPPPTLSPSPPPPSSLPPTSPPPKPPPPSPPPSPPPKPPPPIPSPSPKPPTTTPSPPPPSTPPPSPPPKPPPPSTPSPSPPPKPPPPSTPPPSPPPKPPPPSTLSPSPKPPPPTPPPSPSPPPKPPPPPTPPSSPPPKPPPPKPPPPTLSPSPPPPSSLPPTSPPPKPPPTPSPSPPPPSPLPPTSPSALSSSLLPPSPLPL; via the exons ccatcaccaccaccaaaaccaccaccaccaataccgtcaccatcaccaaaaccaccaccaccatcaccacctccatcaccaccaccaaaaccaccaccaccaataccgtcaccatcaccaaaaccaccaccaccaataccgtcaccatcaccaaaaccaccaccaccatcaccacctccatcaccaccaccaaaaccaccaccaccaataccgtcaccatcaccaaaaccaccaccaccatcaccacctccatcaccaccaccaaaaccaccaccaccatcaataccgtcaccatcaccaaaaccaccaccaccaacaccacctccatcaccaccaccaaaaccaccaccaccatcaataccatcaccatcaccaaaaccaccaccaccaataccgtcaccatcaccaaaaccaccaccaccatcaccacctccatcaccaccaccaaaaccaccaccaccatcaataccatcaccatcaccaaaaccaccaccaccaacaccacctccatcaccaccaccaaaaccaccaccaccatcaataccatcaccatcaccaaaaccaccaccaccatcaccacctccatcaccaccaccaaaaccaccaccacc accaccaccaccatcaccacctccatcaccaccaccaaaaccaccaccaccaacaccacctccatcaccaccaccaaaaccaccaccaccaataccgtcaccatcaccaaaaccaccaccaccatcaccacctccatcaccaccaccaaaaccaccaccacc accaccaccaccatcaccacctccatcaccaccaccaaaaccaccaccaccaacaccacctccatcaccaccaccaaaaccaccaccaccaataccgtcaccatcaccaaaaccaccaccaccatcaccacctccatcaccaccaccaaaaccaccaccaccaacaccacctccatcaccaccaccaaaaccaccaccaccatcaataccatcaccatcaccaaaaccaccaccaccatcaccacctccatcaccaccaccaaaaccaccaccacc accgcctccatcaccaccaccaaaaccaccaccaccatcaacaccatcaccatcaccgccaccaaaaccaccaccaccatcaacaccgcctccatcaccaccaccaaaaccaccaccaccatcaacactgtcaccatcaccaaaaccaccaccaccaacaccacctccatcaccatcaccgccaccaaaaccaccaccaccaccaacaccgccttcatcaccaccaccaaaaccaccaccaccaaaaccaccaccaccaacactgtCACCATCACCGCCACCACCCTCATCACTGCCaccaacatcaccaccaccaaaaccaccaccaccatcaccacctccatcaccaccaccaaaaccaccaccaccaataccgtcaccatcaccaaaaccaccaacaacaacaccatcaccaccaccaccatcaacaccgcctccatcaccaccaccaaaaccaccaccaccatcaacaccatcaccatcaccgccaccaaaaccaccaccaccatcaacaccgcctccatcaccaccaccaaaaccaccaccaccatcaacactgtcaccatcaccaaaaccaccaccaccaacaccacctccatcaccatcaccgccaccaaaaccaccaccaccaccaacaccgccttcatcaccaccaccaaaaccaccaccaccaaaaccaccaccaccaacactgtCACCATCACCGCCACCACCCTCATCACTGCCaccaacatcaccaccaccaaaaccacCACCAACACCGTCACCATCACCGCCACCGCCCTCACCACTGCCACCAACATCACCATCAGcactatcatcatcattactaccaccatcaccactaccactgtAA